A single window of Bacteroides sp. DNA harbors:
- a CDS encoding cysteine desulfurase — MNVEQLRREFPVLNQTVNGKPLVYLDNAATTQKPKAVVERLMDYYYKENSNIHRGAHYLSVQATEAYEEARETVRLYLNAAFSREIIFTRGTTESINLVASSFSQKFLKEGDEILISAMEHHSNIVPWQLACEQKGATLKVIPMNEHGELLMETLTGLLTEKTRLVAVSHVSNALGTINPIEEIISQAHQKGIPVLIDGAQAVPHMKVDVQKLDCDFYCFSGHKLYGPMGVGVLFGKEEWLEQMPPYQGGGEMIKEVRFTGTTYNELPYKFEAGTPNVGDVLGLEAALRFVSYLRHDVISVYEEQLMQYAMQQLSTLPNIRFIGTSERKTSVISFIFDDIHPYDTGIILDQMGIAVRTGHHCAQPVMDFFQIPGTVRVSFAMYNSLLEIDLLMDGLQKVRTLFA; from the coding sequence ATTAATGTAGAACAATTGCGAAGGGAGTTTCCTGTGCTGAACCAAACAGTCAACGGGAAACCACTGGTGTATCTCGACAATGCAGCCACCACGCAAAAACCCAAAGCAGTTGTCGAGCGATTGATGGATTATTATTACAAGGAGAACAGCAACATCCACAGGGGTGCCCATTATTTAAGCGTGCAGGCGACAGAAGCTTATGAAGAAGCCCGGGAAACCGTCAGACTATACCTGAATGCGGCTTTCAGCCGGGAAATCATTTTCACCCGGGGCACCACTGAATCCATCAACCTGGTAGCGAGCTCCTTCAGCCAGAAGTTCCTGAAGGAAGGCGACGAGATTCTAATCTCGGCCATGGAACATCATTCAAACATCGTCCCCTGGCAATTGGCCTGCGAGCAAAAGGGTGCCACCCTCAAAGTGATACCCATGAACGAGCACGGTGAACTGCTAATGGAAACGCTGACGGGGCTCCTGACCGAAAAGACACGGCTGGTGGCCGTTTCGCACGTGAGCAATGCCCTGGGAACCATTAACCCCATTGAAGAGATCATCAGCCAGGCACACCAAAAGGGAATCCCGGTGCTGATCGACGGGGCACAAGCGGTGCCGCATATGAAAGTCGATGTTCAAAAACTCGACTGCGATTTTTATTGCTTCTCCGGGCATAAGCTATACGGGCCCATGGGGGTTGGCGTTTTATTCGGGAAGGAAGAATGGCTCGAGCAAATGCCCCCCTACCAGGGCGGAGGCGAAATGATCAAAGAAGTGCGTTTTACCGGAACCACTTACAACGAACTGCCCTATAAGTTTGAAGCGGGTACCCCAAATGTGGGCGATGTGCTGGGTCTGGAAGCCGCCCTGCGATTTGTTTCCTACCTCAGGCACGATGTCATTTCGGTGTATGAAGAACAGTTGATGCAATATGCCATGCAGCAGTTGTCAACCCTGCCGAACATTCGTTTTATTGGCACCAGCGAACGCAAGACCAGCGTTATCTCTTTTATCTTCGACGACATCCATCCATACGATACCGGGATCATTCTCGACCAAATGGGCATTGCGGTTCGTACCGGCCATCACTGCGCCCAGCCGGTCATGGACTTCTTCCAAATCCCCGGCACCGTCAGGGTTTCATTTGCCATGTATAATTCCCTCCTGGAAATTGATTTGCTGATGGATGGACTGCAAAAAGTAAGGACCTTATTTGCCTGA
- a CDS encoding SufE family protein, which produces MTIKEKEEEIISEFEMFTDWLEKYNYIIESGRSIPVIEPEYKKDKYLIQGCQSQVWLHASYKDGKVFFSASSDALITKGIIGLLIRVLSGQPPQDIIDAKLEFIDRIGLHQHLSPTRSNGLASMVKQMKLYALAFKTQAQGK; this is translated from the coding sequence ATGACGATTAAAGAAAAGGAAGAAGAGATCATTTCAGAATTTGAGATGTTTACCGACTGGCTTGAAAAATACAATTATATCATTGAATCGGGCAGATCCATTCCGGTCATTGAGCCCGAGTACAAAAAGGATAAATATCTTATCCAGGGATGCCAGTCGCAGGTATGGCTTCATGCCTCCTATAAGGACGGGAAGGTGTTTTTCAGTGCTAGCAGCGATGCCCTCATAACCAAGGGGATTATCGGATTGCTGATCCGGGTACTATCCGGCCAGCCACCCCAGGACATCATCGATGCAAAACTCGAATTCATTGACCGCATCGGCCTTCATCAGCACCTATCGCCCACGCGTTCCAATGGCTTGGCAAGCATGGTCAAGCAGATGAAATTATATGCCCTGGCCTTTAAAACACAGGCACAGGGAAAATAA
- a CDS encoding iron-sulfur cluster assembly protein, whose translation MNFLEKETKVVDALKSVFDPEIPVNIYDLGLVYEIRVNEDDSTYIKMTLTNPNCPVADEIPRDVKDAVLRVEGIKEVNVDLVFEPEWNKDMMSEAAMLELGLL comes from the coding sequence ATGAATTTCCTTGAAAAAGAAACCAAGGTCGTTGACGCACTGAAAAGCGTTTTCGACCCCGAAATCCCGGTAAATATTTACGACCTTGGCCTGGTTTATGAAATCAGGGTCAATGAGGACGATTCGACATACATCAAAATGACCCTTACCAACCCCAACTGCCCCGTTGCCGATGAGATTCCAAGGGATGTGAAAGATGCCGTGCTGCGGGTGGAGGGCATTAAAGAGGTCAATGTCGACCTGGTTTTTGAACCCGAGTGGAATAAAGACATGATGTCGGAAGCAGCCATGCTTGAACTGGGTTTGCTGTAA
- the gcvH gene encoding glycine cleavage system protein GcvH, giving the protein MNFPENLLYTKDHEWIKIEGETAVVGITDFAQKELGDIVYVEVDTVGETLDQEDTFGTIEAVKTVSDLFMPVSGEITEFNEALESNPDVVNKDPYGEGWIIKVKISDPAQKDDLLTVSQYKELVGE; this is encoded by the coding sequence ATGAATTTTCCGGAAAATTTACTGTACACCAAAGATCACGAATGGATCAAGATTGAAGGCGAAACTGCCGTGGTAGGTATTACCGACTTTGCGCAAAAAGAGCTTGGCGATATCGTTTATGTTGAAGTCGACACCGTGGGCGAAACGCTTGACCAGGAAGACACCTTCGGCACCATTGAAGCCGTTAAGACCGTTTCCGATCTTTTTATGCCCGTTTCAGGTGAAATTACCGAGTTTAACGAAGCCCTGGAATCAAACCCCGATGTTGTTAACAAGGATCCTTATGGCGAAGGCTGGATCATCAAAGTTAAGATTTCCGATCCCGCCCAGAAGGATGACCTGCTCACAGTTTCCCAGTACAAGGAACTCGTCGGCGAATAA
- a CDS encoding VanZ family protein has protein sequence MAFKFLLPALAWGLLILLAISLPPGNIPRTGLFSLPHFDKLVHVALFAGWGLLLFAGFRKQKPGSFFQQNPAMIAVAFGLVYGILTELLQHFCLSGRHGNYFDVIADVFGTVFGVLLLKWIVRKPSKIFI, from the coding sequence ATGGCTTTCAAATTTCTTTTACCTGCCCTGGCCTGGGGCTTGCTGATTTTATTGGCCATCAGCCTGCCTCCCGGCAATATTCCCAGAACGGGACTCTTCAGCCTGCCCCATTTTGACAAACTGGTGCATGTGGCCCTTTTTGCAGGATGGGGTTTGTTGCTTTTTGCAGGATTTCGAAAACAAAAACCCGGGAGCTTTTTTCAACAAAACCCTGCGATGATTGCCGTTGCATTCGGCCTTGTCTATGGAATCCTGACCGAACTTTTGCAGCATTTTTGTTTAAGCGGACGCCATGGAAACTATTTTGATGTCATCGCTGATGTGTTTGGAACAGTTTTTGGTGTTTTGCTATTGAAGTGGATCGTGAGGAAACCTTCAAAAATTTTTATTTGA
- a CDS encoding energy transducer TonB, whose translation MEAKKTPKADLENKKRIFLQIGLAVALLGVLVAFEWKTYERQVYDLGTLEMDFIEEEDIPITRQETPPPPPPPEASTELIIVEDDVEIDEEFSIDVEATVNTEVKEFTPVVVVQEEEEIAEDVIFTVVEDQPSYPGGEEARIRYLQENLRYPQMAREAGIQGTVFVTFVVERDGSVTDVRVLRGIGGGCDEEAVRVVQNMPRWNPGRQRGQPVRVQFNMPIRFVLN comes from the coding sequence ATGGAAGCAAAAAAAACACCGAAAGCCGACCTCGAAAACAAAAAGCGCATTTTTCTCCAGATTGGTCTGGCAGTAGCGCTTTTGGGTGTTCTGGTGGCTTTTGAATGGAAAACCTACGAAAGGCAAGTGTACGACTTAGGTACGCTTGAGATGGACTTTATTGAGGAGGAGGATATTCCCATCACACGCCAGGAAACCCCTCCCCCGCCTCCACCACCTGAAGCCTCCACCGAGCTGATCATTGTGGAAGACGACGTCGAAATTGATGAAGAATTCAGCATCGACGTTGAAGCAACCGTTAATACCGAGGTGAAAGAATTTACTCCGGTTGTGGTGGTTCAGGAGGAAGAAGAAATCGCGGAAGACGTAATCTTTACCGTGGTTGAAGACCAACCCAGCTATCCGGGTGGTGAAGAAGCACGTATCCGCTATCTCCAGGAAAACCTGCGTTACCCCCAAATGGCCCGTGAGGCAGGGATTCAGGGAACCGTGTTCGTAACCTTTGTGGTTGAACGCGATGGCTCGGTTACCGACGTACGCGTACTGCGTGGTATCGGCGGCGGCTGCGATGAAGAAGCCGTTCGCGTCGTACAGAACATGCCGCGCTGGAACCCCGGTCGCCAGAGAGGCCAACCGGTTAGGGTACAGTTTAACATGCCCATTCGTTTCGTATTGAACTAA
- the recG gene encoding ATP-dependent DNA helicase RecG codes for MSQDILKTSIEYLKGVGPRRGELLRQEAGIFTFGDLLEFFPFRYVDRSKFYKVSEIREDFPYVQLRGNISNIELHGARRATRMTATFTDESGTLDLVWFNGIKWLKNAFKPNVEYIVFGKPSVFNRQFNIVHPEVEPVSPGAINQESAMQPVYNSSEKLRSQGLDSRGIGKLIRTLLPVVIDHVNETLPTAMLEAIKLPGRKTTLSDIHFPADPNALKKAIARLKFEELFYIQLNLLRHKLLRSEKSGGHVFKQIGQYFNGFFYECLSFELTGAQKRVLKEIRGDTLTGNQMNRLLQGDVGSGKTVVALMSMLMALDNGFQACLMAPTEILAFQHYESVSNMLAPLGIHVGLLTGSTRSAQRRGLLKALKEGELQIIIGTHALIEDVVEFDKLGLVVIDEQHRFGVAQRAKLWSKGHKPPHILVMTATPIPRTLAMTLYGDLDVSVIDELPPGRKPVKTIHQYDSNRLKVFGFMREQIQQGRQIYVVYPLIKESETLDLKDLTDGYESISREFPLPQYAVSIVHGQMKPADKDFEMQRFVQGKTHIMVATTVIEVGIDVPNASVMIIESAERFGLSQLHQLRGRVGRGAEQSYCILMSGQKLSNEARKRIEVMVRSNDGFEIAEMDLRLRGPGDIQGTQQSGILELKMADLARDEAILKFARDKARELLADDPHLEKPAHQMVARRLRALYHDKLFWSRIS; via the coding sequence ATGAGCCAGGATATTCTTAAAACCTCCATTGAATACCTCAAGGGTGTTGGTCCCAGGCGTGGTGAATTGCTTCGGCAGGAAGCCGGCATCTTTACCTTTGGCGACCTGCTCGAGTTTTTCCCATTCCGCTATGTCGATCGCAGCAAATTCTATAAGGTCAGCGAGATCCGCGAAGACTTTCCTTATGTGCAACTCAGGGGCAATATTTCCAATATTGAACTGCATGGTGCCCGCCGTGCTACCCGTATGACTGCCACCTTTACCGACGAGTCAGGAACCCTTGACCTGGTCTGGTTCAATGGCATCAAATGGCTTAAAAATGCCTTTAAACCCAATGTTGAATACATTGTTTTCGGAAAACCCAGCGTATTTAACCGCCAGTTTAATATCGTTCATCCGGAAGTAGAGCCGGTAAGCCCGGGTGCCATCAACCAGGAATCGGCCATGCAACCAGTCTATAATTCCTCCGAGAAACTGCGTTCACAGGGTCTTGACTCCCGTGGCATTGGCAAACTGATCCGTACCCTGCTGCCTGTAGTCATCGACCACGTCAATGAAACCCTGCCCACCGCCATGCTTGAGGCAATAAAACTTCCCGGCCGCAAAACGACTCTGTCCGACATACACTTCCCTGCCGACCCCAATGCCCTGAAAAAAGCCATTGCCCGCCTGAAATTCGAAGAACTGTTTTATATTCAGCTCAACTTGCTCAGGCATAAACTGCTTCGCAGCGAAAAAAGCGGGGGTCATGTTTTTAAGCAGATCGGCCAATATTTCAACGGATTTTTCTACGAATGCCTTTCGTTTGAACTGACCGGCGCCCAGAAACGGGTGCTCAAGGAAATTCGTGGCGATACCCTTACGGGAAACCAGATGAACCGGCTGTTGCAGGGGGATGTGGGCAGCGGTAAGACCGTGGTCGCCCTAATGAGCATGCTGATGGCCCTCGACAACGGATTTCAGGCCTGCCTGATGGCTCCTACCGAGATCCTTGCATTCCAGCATTACGAATCTGTGTCGAATATGCTGGCCCCCCTGGGCATCCATGTTGGATTGCTCACCGGCTCTACCCGCTCGGCCCAGCGGCGGGGCTTACTGAAAGCCCTTAAAGAAGGCGAGCTGCAGATCATCATCGGCACCCACGCCCTCATTGAGGATGTGGTGGAGTTTGATAAGCTGGGACTGGTGGTGATCGACGAACAGCACCGTTTCGGAGTGGCCCAGCGTGCCAAACTCTGGTCGAAAGGGCATAAGCCTCCTCACATCCTTGTAATGACCGCCACACCCATCCCACGCACCCTGGCCATGACCCTCTATGGTGACCTCGATGTTTCAGTGATCGACGAATTGCCTCCGGGGCGCAAACCCGTCAAAACCATTCACCAATACGATAGCAATCGCCTGAAGGTATTCGGGTTTATGCGCGAACAGATTCAGCAGGGAAGACAAATTTACGTTGTTTACCCCTTGATAAAAGAGTCAGAAACACTTGACCTGAAGGATCTTACGGATGGCTATGAAAGCATTTCACGCGAATTCCCGCTCCCACAGTATGCCGTAAGCATTGTCCACGGGCAAATGAAACCGGCTGACAAGGATTTTGAGATGCAGCGTTTTGTGCAGGGCAAGACCCACATCATGGTAGCCACCACCGTGATTGAAGTGGGTATCGATGTGCCCAACGCCTCGGTGATGATCATTGAAAGCGCTGAGCGATTTGGTTTGTCGCAGCTTCATCAGCTCAGGGGGAGGGTAGGCCGCGGCGCCGAACAGAGCTATTGCATCCTGATGAGCGGACAAAAACTGAGCAATGAAGCCCGCAAGCGCATCGAGGTGATGGTACGCTCAAACGATGGCTTCGAAATTGCCGAAATGGACCTGAGGTTGCGGGGCCCCGGCGACATCCAGGGCACCCAGCAAAGCGGGATCCTCGAACTGAAAATGGCTGACCTGGCCAGGGATGAAGCCATCCTTAAATTTGCCCGCGACAAGGCCCGTGAATTGCTGGCCGACGACCCCCACCTCGAAAAACCCGCCCACCAGATGGTGGCCAGGCGCCTCAGGGCCCTCTATCACGACAAGTTATTCTGGAGCCGCATTAGTTAA
- a CDS encoding 2-dehydropantoate 2-reductase N-terminal domain-containing protein, giving the protein MKILIFGAGVIGTAYGWQLWEAGYDVSLLVRKQRVVRYSNSGINISCTDLRGKEKEYKKTVFRPRIVDRLNPEEGYDLIIVSVKNYQLRDAVPYLAKYSGKADILFLGHFWQENEWIEETLPKDKYFFGFPGMVLGAKTLDGINCYFFGNSNTFLGEPDGKVSQRLLDTRKMMELAGMQPRQLHAIESWIRGDFAWQAAILGPVLKAGNFRLFAEDKKLLGQAIQAIREVNGIVQRSGIKVNGAFPFWLFRLPAFLVVPLLKKSFNQTMQAALEANLKHSLEEIRGQYMTLLALGKKNNEKMVYLASFEKYLEKEEK; this is encoded by the coding sequence ATGAAGATCCTGATATTTGGTGCGGGTGTGATTGGGACCGCTTATGGCTGGCAGTTGTGGGAAGCGGGTTATGATGTGAGCCTGCTGGTGAGAAAACAACGGGTGGTGAGATACAGCAATTCGGGGATTAACATTAGCTGTACGGATCTGAGAGGCAAAGAAAAGGAATACAAAAAAACCGTGTTCCGGCCCAGGATTGTTGACCGCCTGAATCCTGAAGAAGGATATGACCTGATCATTGTTTCGGTAAAAAATTACCAGCTCAGGGATGCGGTTCCCTATCTGGCAAAATATTCCGGCAAGGCTGACATTTTGTTCCTGGGGCACTTCTGGCAGGAAAACGAATGGATTGAAGAGACCCTTCCAAAGGATAAATATTTCTTTGGTTTTCCGGGAATGGTGCTGGGAGCGAAAACCCTGGATGGCATCAACTGCTATTTTTTCGGGAACAGCAATACTTTTCTGGGGGAGCCGGATGGCAAAGTAAGTCAGCGTCTGCTGGACACGAGGAAAATGATGGAATTGGCTGGAATGCAGCCGCGGCAACTGCACGCCATCGAATCGTGGATACGGGGAGATTTTGCCTGGCAGGCAGCCATCCTGGGCCCGGTGCTCAAAGCCGGTAATTTCCGCTTGTTTGCTGAGGACAAGAAACTGCTTGGGCAAGCCATACAAGCCATCCGCGAGGTCAATGGCATTGTTCAGCGTTCGGGCATAAAGGTGAACGGGGCTTTCCCGTTCTGGTTATTCCGGCTGCCTGCATTCCTGGTGGTACCCTTGCTTAAAAAATCATTTAACCAGACCATGCAGGCTGCCCTTGAGGCCAACCTGAAACACAGCCTAGAGGAAATCAGGGGGCAATACATGACCCTGCTTGCCCTGGGAAAGAAAAACAATGAAAAAATGGTTTACCTGGCCTCCTTTGAAAAGTACCTTGAAAAAGAGGAAAAATAA
- a CDS encoding outer membrane beta-barrel protein, whose amino-acid sequence MKRILIVFSALILSGGLLFAQEDMPEIPEEYISGTADRFMVDLFTDIWSNAPEEMDMNTINRGISISMMQDFKLGASPFSVAAGLGISSHNLYSNFVYEFTPMSWSSAWPQPGTYDFHKIDEEFYEIKKNKLSLNYLSAPFEFRYRNYNLPKTFRIYAGLRLGYLINAHTKTHLKIEEGVVGSPPPSEWKTKESKLGNLEKFQVGVTARVGYGRINLFGYLPLTEIFKDNFAAGQGMKPVSVGLTFIVF is encoded by the coding sequence ATGAAACGAATTTTAATTGTTTTTTCAGCCTTGATCCTTTCGGGCGGGCTTTTATTTGCCCAGGAAGACATGCCGGAGATTCCAGAGGAATATATTTCCGGAACTGCAGACCGGTTTATGGTGGACCTTTTCACCGACATCTGGAGCAATGCTCCTGAAGAAATGGATATGAACACCATTAACCGCGGAATCAGCATCAGCATGATGCAGGACTTCAAACTGGGGGCTTCCCCCTTCAGCGTGGCAGCCGGACTGGGGATAAGCAGTCATAATCTTTACAGCAATTTTGTATATGAATTCACCCCTATGTCCTGGTCTTCGGCCTGGCCGCAACCCGGCACCTATGATTTTCACAAAATTGATGAAGAATTTTATGAAATTAAAAAAAATAAGCTGAGCCTGAATTATTTGAGTGCCCCTTTTGAGTTCCGTTACCGCAACTACAACCTGCCCAAAACCTTCCGTATCTATGCAGGACTTCGTTTAGGCTATTTGATCAATGCCCATACCAAGACCCACTTAAAAATTGAGGAAGGTGTGGTAGGAAGTCCACCGCCCTCAGAATGGAAAACCAAGGAAAGCAAACTAGGCAATCTGGAAAAGTTCCAAGTGGGAGTCACAGCAAGGGTTGGATACGGCCGAATAAATTTGTTTGGTTATCTGCCTCTTACGGAAATTTTCAAGGATAATTTTGCTGCCGGACAAGGGATGAAACCAGTCTCAGTGGGACTCACCTTTATCGTTTTCTAG
- the rpoN gene encoding RNA polymerase factor sigma-54, which produces MLKQRLQQKLLQKLSPQQIQLMKLLQVPTVLLEQRIKQEIEENPALEEGPDDAEEIEDQFDDFDESLDGADDDMGKDEPERNQDDEFDLSDYIDDDEIPAYRLNAQNTSADDEHREIPFASGTSFQELLLAQLGLRKLNEREQLIATHIIGNIDESGYLQRDIHSLIDDLAFNQNIKSNFKEVLGLIRVIQQFDPPGVGARDLQECLLLQIRRKTPRTPTVVNATLLLEKNFNDFTKKHFDKIQKKHNFSDDELKEAIDEILKLNPKPGNSLSDSGKASQYIVPDFYITVSDEEIELSLNSRNAPDLRINRTYSEMLETMAESKGKVDSRQKEALLFVKQKLDSAKWFIDAIRQRQNTLLVTMEAILKYQKEYFLTGDETKLRPMILKDIADIVKLDISTISRVANSKYVQTPYGTFLLKTFFSESMQNESGEEVSTREVKKILQDCVEAEDKNKPVTDEELAAILKNRGYNIARRTVAKYREQLDIPVARLRKELS; this is translated from the coding sequence ATGCTTAAACAGAGACTTCAACAAAAGCTGTTGCAAAAGCTGTCTCCCCAGCAGATTCAGCTCATGAAGCTTTTGCAGGTGCCTACCGTTTTGCTCGAACAGCGGATAAAGCAGGAAATCGAAGAAAATCCTGCGCTTGAGGAAGGCCCCGATGATGCCGAAGAAATCGAAGATCAGTTTGATGATTTTGATGAATCTTTGGATGGGGCGGATGACGATATGGGTAAAGATGAACCCGAACGCAATCAGGATGATGAGTTTGACCTGAGCGACTATATCGACGATGACGAAATCCCAGCCTACCGTCTGAATGCCCAAAACACCAGCGCCGACGATGAACACAGGGAGATCCCTTTTGCTTCAGGAACCAGCTTTCAGGAGCTTTTGCTGGCTCAGCTTGGCCTGCGAAAACTCAATGAGAGGGAACAACTGATTGCAACCCATATCATAGGGAATATTGATGAATCGGGATATTTGCAGCGCGATATTCATTCGCTGATTGATGACCTGGCATTCAACCAGAATATCAAGAGCAATTTTAAGGAAGTGTTAGGCCTGATCAGGGTGATTCAGCAATTTGATCCTCCTGGCGTAGGTGCCCGCGACCTCCAGGAATGTCTTTTGCTGCAAATCCGGCGTAAAACCCCACGAACCCCCACCGTGGTTAATGCTACCCTCTTGCTCGAAAAGAACTTCAATGATTTCACCAAAAAGCATTTTGATAAGATTCAGAAAAAGCACAACTTCAGTGATGATGAACTCAAAGAGGCCATCGATGAGATTCTGAAGCTCAATCCCAAACCGGGTAACTCCCTGAGCGACTCCGGCAAAGCTTCGCAGTATATTGTGCCCGACTTCTATATCACCGTCAGCGATGAGGAAATAGAACTATCTCTGAATTCCCGCAATGCCCCGGACCTGCGCATCAATCGCACCTATTCTGAGATGCTCGAGACCATGGCCGAATCAAAAGGAAAGGTCGACTCAAGACAGAAGGAAGCGCTGTTGTTTGTCAAGCAGAAACTCGACAGCGCAAAGTGGTTCATTGATGCCATCCGCCAACGGCAGAATACCTTACTGGTCACGATGGAAGCCATTCTCAAATACCAGAAGGAATATTTCCTGACCGGGGATGAGACGAAACTGCGACCCATGATCCTGAAGGACATTGCCGATATCGTCAAACTCGACATTTCCACAATTTCCAGGGTGGCCAACAGCAAATATGTTCAGACCCCCTATGGTACCTTCCTCCTGAAAACCTTTTTCTCTGAGTCGATGCAGAATGAATCGGGAGAAGAGGTGTCCACCCGCGAGGTGAAAAAGATCCTGCAGGATTGTGTGGAAGCCGAAGACAAAAATAAGCCGGTCACCGACGAAGAATTGGCTGCCATTTTAAAGAACAGGGGTTACAACATTGCACGCCGTACGGTGGCCAAGTACCGCGAGCAACTGGATATTCCCGTGGCCAGGTTGCGAAAGGAACTTTCCTGA
- the asnS gene encoding asparagine--tRNA ligase, whose amino-acid sequence MQGLKRQRIFDLLKGNANHLIGQEVNVKGWVRTRRGNKNVNFIALNDGSIIHNIQVVVDVQTFNNDELLRQVNTGSCISVNGRLMESQGKGQSLEIIASEIELYGGADPEKYPLQKKGHTLEFLREIAHLRPRTNTFGAIFRIRHALAFAIHKYFNDRGFYYLHTPIITGSDAEGAGAMFRVTTLDLDNLPRTPEGKIEFSQDFFGKETNLTVSGQLEGELGALALSSIYTFGPTFRAENSNTTRHLAEFWMIEPEMAFYDIKDNMDLAEDFLKYLIRYLLENCPDDLEFLQKMYDNELIERLNFVINNTFERLTYTKAIEILMSSGHPFEFPVSWGVDLQAEHERFLVEKHFKKPVILTDYPKEIKAFYMKLNDDGKTVRAMDVLFPKIGEIIGGSQREEDYDKLYGKIKEMGIHEQDVWWYLDTRKFGTAPHSGFGLGFERLMLFVTGMGNIRDVIPFPRTPQNAEF is encoded by the coding sequence ATGCAAGGACTGAAAAGACAAAGAATTTTTGATTTGTTGAAGGGAAATGCCAACCATCTGATCGGCCAGGAAGTGAACGTCAAAGGCTGGGTCAGGACCCGGCGCGGCAATAAAAACGTGAATTTTATTGCGCTCAACGATGGTTCCATCATACATAATATCCAGGTTGTTGTGGATGTTCAGACATTTAACAATGACGAGCTGTTGAGGCAGGTTAATACCGGATCGTGTATTTCGGTCAATGGACGTCTGATGGAATCCCAGGGCAAGGGTCAATCGCTCGAGATCATCGCCAGCGAAATTGAATTGTATGGTGGTGCTGATCCCGAAAAATATCCCTTGCAGAAGAAGGGGCATACCCTTGAGTTTTTACGCGAGATCGCCCACCTGCGCCCCCGCACCAATACTTTTGGCGCCATCTTTCGCATTCGTCACGCCCTGGCTTTTGCCATTCACAAATACTTCAACGACCGTGGCTTTTATTATCTTCACACCCCCATCATTACTGGTTCGGATGCTGAAGGGGCAGGTGCCATGTTCAGGGTAACCACCCTCGACCTTGACAACCTGCCACGGACGCCGGAAGGGAAGATCGAATTCTCTCAGGATTTTTTTGGGAAGGAAACAAACCTGACCGTTTCAGGACAACTGGAAGGCGAGCTCGGCGCCCTTGCACTTTCAAGCATTTATACCTTCGGACCAACCTTCAGGGCCGAAAACTCAAATACAACCCGCCACCTGGCCGAGTTCTGGATGATAGAACCCGAAATGGCCTTTTACGACATTAAGGATAACATGGATCTGGCTGAGGATTTCCTCAAGTATCTGATCCGCTATTTGCTCGAAAACTGCCCCGATGACTTGGAGTTCCTGCAAAAAATGTATGACAATGAATTAATCGAACGGCTCAACTTTGTCATCAACAACACTTTTGAACGCCTGACCTATACCAAAGCGATTGAGATTCTGATGTCCTCGGGTCATCCATTCGAGTTCCCGGTAAGCTGGGGTGTTGACCTGCAGGCCGAGCATGAGCGCTTCCTGGTGGAGAAACATTTTAAGAAGCCGGTTATTCTCACGGATTATCCAAAAGAGATCAAGGCTTTTTATATGAAACTTAATGACGATGGGAAAACCGTTCGAGCCATGGATGTGCTCTTTCCCAAGATCGGTGAGATCATCGGTGGTTCTCAGCGCGAAGAGGATTACGACAAATTGTATGGAAAAATTAAGGAAATGGGTATTCATGAGCAGGATGTGTGGTGGTATCTGGATACCCGGAAGTTTGGCACCGCTCCGCACAGCGGTTTTGGGCTGGGATTTGAACGTCTGATGCTGTTTGTGACCGGTATGGGAAACATCCGTGATGTCATCCCATTTCCGAGAACGCCCCAGAATGCAGAATTTTAA